In one window of Chryseobacterium viscerum DNA:
- a CDS encoding pirin family protein gives MKTVYHKADSRGHANHGWLNSYHTFSFANYQNRDRTNFGVLRVLNDDTVSQGMGFGTHPHRDMEIISIPLEGDLEHKDSMGTTAVIRKGEIQVMSAGTGVKHSEYNKNKDEEVKFLQIWVFPRELDVEPRYDQKSIKEGEKINGFQQILSPNKNDDGVWIHQDAWFNLANFKKGNGKNYMLNKKGNGVYAFVLKGSAKIGDRVLNERDGLGIWDTQSFNIEAVEDTEVLLMEVPMELPSYLK, from the coding sequence ATGAAAACAGTATATCATAAAGCAGATTCAAGAGGCCACGCCAATCACGGATGGTTAAATTCTTACCATACATTCAGTTTTGCCAACTATCAGAACAGAGACAGAACCAACTTTGGTGTTTTAAGAGTATTGAACGATGACACCGTTTCTCAGGGAATGGGTTTCGGAACACATCCTCACAGGGATATGGAAATTATATCTATTCCTTTGGAGGGGGATTTGGAACATAAAGACTCAATGGGAACTACAGCGGTAATCAGAAAAGGAGAAATTCAGGTGATGAGTGCCGGAACTGGTGTTAAGCACAGTGAGTATAACAAAAATAAAGATGAAGAGGTAAAGTTTCTACAGATCTGGGTTTTTCCAAGAGAACTGGATGTTGAACCACGATATGATCAGAAAAGTATCAAAGAAGGTGAAAAAATCAATGGATTCCAACAGATTTTATCTCCCAATAAAAATGATGACGGAGTTTGGATTCATCAGGATGCATGGTTCAACCTGGCCAACTTTAAAAAAGGAAATGGTAAAAATTATATGCTCAACAAAAAAGGAAATGGAGTCTATGCATTCGTTTTAAAAGGAAGTGCAAAAATAGGAGACCGTGTCCTGAATGAAAGAGACGGATTAGGAATCTGGGATACTCAGAGCTTTAATATAGAAGCCGTGGAAGACACCGAAGTATTATTAATGGAAGTACCAATGGAACTGCCATCTTATCTTAAATAA
- a CDS encoding NADPH-dependent FMN reductase has translation MKILAIAGSNSEASMNKQLVAYASTLFENAEVEVIDLNPFEMPIYKHERELAGGVPQEAHDFAAKIDGANLLLVSLGEHNGTYSTAFKNVFDWVSRIKDRTVWNEVPMLLMSTSPGGRGGAGVLEAASKRFPFHGGNVVETFSLPFFNDNFDKAGQKISNEEKDSELKEKIKKIAAIETILEK, from the coding sequence ATGAAAATTTTAGCAATAGCAGGAAGTAACTCCGAAGCTTCAATGAACAAACAGTTGGTAGCCTATGCATCAACATTATTTGAAAATGCAGAAGTAGAAGTAATAGATCTGAATCCTTTTGAAATGCCAATCTATAAGCATGAAAGAGAATTGGCTGGTGGTGTTCCTCAGGAAGCTCATGATTTTGCAGCAAAAATTGATGGCGCAAATTTATTATTGGTTTCTTTAGGAGAGCATAACGGAACATATTCTACAGCATTCAAAAATGTATTCGACTGGGTGTCCAGAATCAAAGACAGAACAGTTTGGAATGAAGTGCCAATGCTATTGATGTCTACATCTCCAGGAGGCAGAGGTGGAGCTGGAGTTTTGGAAGCAGCATCGAAGCGTTTTCCTTTCCATGGAGGAAATGTGGTGGAAACTTTCTCTCTTCCTTTCTTTAATGATAATTTTGATAAAGCAGGTCAAAAGATATCTAATGAAGAGAAAGACAGTGAGTTAAAAGAAAAAATAAAGAAGATTGCAGCCATTGAAACAATCCTTGAAAAATAG
- a CDS encoding MFS transporter: MAEMLGRYNTGPFGKRKKPDLSMLQIINMSMGFLGIQMAFGLQNGNASRILGNLGADVHELSWFWLVAPVTGLIVQPIIGHMGDNTWSPLGRRKPYFLIGAVLCAIGLVLLPNAASVTQMFAANALLLAVIFLAMMDASVNIAMEPFRALVGDMLPKHQGTIGFSVQTILIGIGAVLGSYLPDWLTKMGISNEAPAGFVADNVIYSFYIGAGLLIISILYTIMTTREYSPQEFADFEDGKEVERQESKFSDIFKDFAAIPVQMKKLGIVQFFSWFALFTMWVFTTSALATHHFGLSPEDTHSKAFNDAGDLTGKLFGMYNLWAIPFAFLLTPIAKLIGKKQTHALALLCGGLGLVSMYFIKDINNLWISMIGLGFAWASILAMPYAMLIEVIPQRKMGVYMGIFNFFIVIPQIINGLFGGPVVSGVFGKQAMDYVVVGGVCMLIGAVVTMIFVKSEDETPKEIEEEIKQVHF; the protein is encoded by the coding sequence ATGGCAGAAATGTTGGGGAGATATAATACGGGACCGTTTGGAAAAAGAAAAAAGCCAGACTTATCCATGCTTCAGATTATTAACATGAGTATGGGATTCCTTGGAATTCAAATGGCGTTCGGATTACAAAATGGAAATGCAAGCCGTATTTTAGGTAATTTAGGAGCGGATGTTCACGAATTATCCTGGTTCTGGCTGGTTGCTCCTGTTACAGGTTTGATTGTTCAGCCTATTATCGGCCACATGGGAGACAATACCTGGAGCCCGTTGGGAAGAAGAAAACCTTACTTTTTAATTGGAGCCGTTTTGTGTGCTATAGGGCTTGTGCTTCTTCCGAATGCAGCTTCTGTGACTCAGATGTTCGCTGCCAATGCTCTTTTATTAGCTGTAATATTCCTTGCCATGATGGATGCTTCTGTAAACATCGCAATGGAGCCTTTCCGGGCATTGGTAGGAGATATGCTCCCGAAACATCAGGGCACAATAGGATTTTCAGTACAGACAATTCTGATTGGAATCGGGGCTGTATTGGGCTCTTATTTGCCGGATTGGTTAACAAAAATGGGAATTTCCAATGAAGCCCCGGCAGGGTTTGTAGCAGATAATGTGATTTATTCTTTTTATATAGGAGCAGGTTTGCTTATCATATCAATTCTTTACACTATAATGACAACCAGGGAATACTCTCCACAGGAGTTTGCTGATTTTGAAGATGGAAAAGAAGTTGAGAGGCAGGAATCTAAGTTTTCAGATATTTTCAAAGACTTTGCAGCAATTCCTGTACAGATGAAAAAGCTGGGAATTGTTCAGTTTTTTTCATGGTTTGCTTTATTTACCATGTGGGTTTTTACCACCAGCGCATTAGCTACCCATCATTTTGGACTTTCTCCGGAAGATACCCATTCCAAAGCATTTAATGATGCCGGGGACTTAACCGGAAAGCTTTTCGGAATGTATAATTTATGGGCAATCCCATTTGCTTTTTTATTGACACCTATCGCGAAACTGATTGGTAAAAAACAGACTCATGCTTTGGCTTTGCTATGTGGAGGTTTGGGACTTGTTTCAATGTATTTCATTAAAGATATCAACAATTTATGGATCTCCATGATCGGGTTAGGTTTTGCCTGGGCAAGTATTCTGGCAATGCCTTATGCGATGCTTATTGAAGTAATTCCACAGAGAAAAATGGGAGTTTATATGGGAATATTCAATTTCTTTATTGTTATTCCTCAGATCATCAATGGATTATTCGGAGGTCCTGTTGTAAGCGGTGTTTTCGGAAAACAGGCGATGGATTATGTTGTGGTAGGAGGTGTTTGCATGCTGATAGGAGCTGTAGTGACCATGATTTTTGTTAAATCAGAAGATGAAACCCCTAAGGAAATTGAAGAGGAGATCAAACAGGTGCATTTTTAA
- a CDS encoding nuclear transport factor 2 family protein translates to MKKLTTAYTLILFVLGFSLFSAQSKNTFEKEKSEISTMLDAFNVAAAKADYTGYFNFFADESTFIGTDATEIWNKKEFMVWAKPHFDKKKTWNFKALKRNIYFSKDGKLAWFDELLDTQMKICRGSGVVEKINGSWKVKQYVLSVTVPNEVVDKVVIEKAPIEDALIQKLKS, encoded by the coding sequence ATGAAAAAACTAACGACTGCTTATACATTAATCCTCTTTGTACTGGGATTTTCTTTATTCAGCGCTCAGTCAAAAAATACATTTGAAAAAGAAAAATCGGAAATCAGTACAATGTTGGATGCATTCAACGTAGCTGCTGCAAAGGCAGATTACACAGGCTATTTTAATTTCTTTGCAGATGAATCTACCTTTATTGGAACAGATGCTACCGAAATATGGAATAAAAAAGAATTCATGGTATGGGCTAAACCTCATTTTGACAAGAAAAAAACCTGGAATTTTAAAGCGCTGAAAAGAAATATTTACTTCAGCAAAGATGGGAAATTGGCGTGGTTCGATGAACTATTGGATACCCAGATGAAAATATGCAGAGGTTCCGGAGTGGTAGAAAAAATCAACGGAAGTTGGAAGGTAAAACAATACGTTCTTTCTGTGACGGTTCCTAATGAGGTAGTGGATAAAGTGGTGATAGAAAAAGCACCTATCGAGGATGCATTAATCCAAAAACTGAAGTCATAA